The Solibacillus sp. FSL W7-1436 genome window below encodes:
- a CDS encoding putative bifunctional diguanylate cyclase/phosphodiesterase, with amino-acid sequence MSELKSNKSIMQELALSQFPKQLIERVFENIAEGIMITDRNRRILSINVAFEFVTGFKLEEVQGKKPTILQSGVHDRTFYINMWKQIGKTGMWQGEIWNRRKTGELYPEWLTILAIKDEAGKITNYCGIFTDLSERKIVEDELEKRALHDSLTEVCNRFAYIERMNALLEVTEKKDLPIQHAVLFMDLDRFKQVNDLLGHAIGDQLLVEVSKRVKTLVRNKDIIARFGGDEFVITLANIQHPREAANFAEQVLRVFEAPMKVHDQDVYISTSMGISIYPEDGTTTEQLLNRADRAMSFSKDNGRNCYSFYFDELETDSNRVLTLDSELRKAIENREFTLAYQPKVSTANNEIVGIEALVRWKSEKLGFVSPAEFIEHAEESGLIIPLSEMIFELACDGYHQLVSAGYPNVPIAVNVSSIHFQQQSFLDSVQKILERNNASAQSFEIEVTERTVMNSAQETVSKLVKLKQLGFKLSIDDFGTGYSSLSYLVRFPLDVLKIDRSFIQHICSLDDKQAIVDAIIQMAHRLQMKVVAEGVETGQQVDLLKSLGCDYIQGYYYSKPLPMEELIDFIHFWEVEHQGRI; translated from the coding sequence TTGAGCGAATTGAAGTCTAATAAATCCATCATGCAAGAACTCGCGTTGTCTCAATTTCCAAAACAATTAATCGAAAGAGTTTTTGAAAATATTGCGGAAGGTATTATGATTACCGACCGAAATAGAAGAATTTTATCGATTAATGTTGCTTTTGAATTTGTAACAGGCTTTAAATTAGAAGAGGTACAAGGAAAAAAACCAACTATTTTGCAGTCTGGTGTACATGACAGAACTTTTTATATTAATATGTGGAAACAGATCGGCAAGACAGGCATGTGGCAAGGTGAAATTTGGAATAGACGCAAGACGGGTGAATTATACCCTGAATGGCTGACAATACTGGCTATTAAAGATGAAGCAGGTAAGATTACAAATTACTGCGGCATTTTTACAGATTTGTCGGAACGTAAGATTGTAGAAGATGAACTTGAAAAAAGAGCTCTTCATGACTCATTAACAGAGGTGTGCAATCGTTTTGCCTATATTGAACGAATGAATGCACTGTTGGAAGTGACGGAGAAAAAGGATCTGCCGATACAGCATGCCGTTCTTTTTATGGATTTAGACCGTTTTAAGCAAGTGAACGATTTGCTCGGCCATGCCATTGGTGACCAGTTATTGGTGGAAGTATCCAAGCGTGTAAAAACATTAGTGAGAAATAAGGATATTATAGCGCGCTTTGGCGGGGATGAATTTGTCATTACATTGGCAAATATCCAACATCCAAGAGAAGCTGCAAACTTTGCTGAACAGGTGCTCCGGGTTTTTGAAGCACCGATGAAAGTTCATGATCAGGATGTCTATATATCGACAAGTATGGGAATCAGTATATACCCGGAGGATGGCACGACTACAGAACAACTATTGAATCGTGCCGATCGGGCCATGTCATTTTCAAAAGATAATGGGCGTAATTGCTACTCGTTCTATTTTGACGAATTGGAAACCGATTCGAATCGGGTGCTGACACTTGATAGTGAACTCCGTAAAGCGATTGAAAACAGGGAATTTACGCTTGCCTACCAGCCGAAAGTTAGTACTGCAAACAATGAAATTGTCGGAATCGAAGCATTGGTACGTTGGAAAAGTGAGAAACTCGGCTTTGTATCACCTGCTGAATTTATCGAGCATGCCGAAGAATCAGGTTTAATCATCCCGCTAAGCGAGATGATTTTCGAGCTTGCATGTGATGGCTATCATCAGCTTGTTTCTGCCGGATACCCGAATGTACCGATTGCCGTAAATGTGTCGAGTATTCATTTCCAGCAGCAAAGCTTCCTGGATTCGGTTCAAAAAATTTTGGAGCGGAATAATGCTTCCGCACAAAGTTTTGAAATCGAAGTGACAGAGCGGACAGTGATGAACAGTGCGCAGGAGACAGTAAGTAAATTAGTAAAACTGAAGCAATTAGGTTTTAAACTTTCAATCGATGACTTCGGGACAGGGTATTCTTCATTAAGTTACTTAGTGCGATTCCCGCTCGATGTACTGAAAATTGACCGCAGCTTTATTCAGCATATTTGCTCGCTTGATGATAAGCAGGCAATTGTCGATGCGATTATTCAAATGGCGCATCGCCTGCAGATGAAAGTAGTAGCTGAAGGTGTGGAAACTGGCCAACAAGTCGATTTGCTTAAATCGCTGGGCTGTGATTATATTCAAGGGTATTACTACAGTAAACCTTTGCCTATGGAAGAATTAATCGACTTCATCCATTTTTGGGAAGTTGAGCATCAAGGAAGGATTTAA
- a CDS encoding YppE family protein, whose protein sequence is MQLIDETYQLIEECDACLHRFQEMRRLDKEPDFFNEVKPYVDNVHTRIHEWQQHAANWIKSQHPKNLYVQQIDHAADAMEQFVVQSFFKGTSKKRFIQSIQSAQYTLKLLAAKIEEGEDDA, encoded by the coding sequence AGAAGAATGTGATGCGTGTCTACACCGTTTTCAGGAAATGCGACGTTTAGACAAGGAGCCGGATTTCTTTAATGAAGTCAAGCCATATGTCGATAATGTTCATACACGTATTCACGAATGGCAGCAGCATGCGGCAAATTGGATAAAAAGCCAGCACCCAAAAAATTTATACGTACAGCAAATTGACCACGCAGCTGATGCGATGGAGCAATTTGTTGTACAGTCTTTTTTTAAAGGAACGAGCAAAAAACGGTTTATCCAATCGATCCAGTCTGCGCAATACACATTGAAGCTACTCGCAGCAAAGATTGAGGAAGGTGAAGACGATGCTTAG
- a CDS encoding ribonuclease H-like domain-containing protein — translation MSYENKLLQMKKLLGKKTEQKKEKPKFMKPDPPLYSEQWQQAGLELVENEFGMLFKREVHYPYDYQHGDYKLGELFPSLKRWKSQAEDHPFAISDDETIVFFDTETTGLKGAGTHIFLLGFLEADDEGFTLTQYVLADPSNEAALLFESKLWQRNVTIVSYNGKSFDWPQLQVRWTLNQQFLPPLKSQRQIDLLHSTKRLWKDDLSRMKLTQVEQDKLGFYRVGDIPGHLAPIIYFDAVKSGNAETLMKVLLHNEWDLLSLITLYIHSTNLLFDDISTESATTYTNIGKWFGDLKKRQTSTEILQAVTAHFDTKDTGYAHFYLAYELKRIGETDLAIQSFQTALPAIPVRKQLQAYEQLAMLYEHKVKDYEQAYIYTEIGNNLLPEIPFLKETQLQNQRKNWKKRLSRLNNKRNKIFFDK, via the coding sequence ATGTCGTATGAAAATAAGCTATTGCAAATGAAAAAACTGCTGGGCAAAAAAACGGAGCAAAAAAAAGAAAAACCAAAATTCATGAAACCCGATCCGCCTTTATACAGCGAACAATGGCAGCAGGCAGGACTTGAACTTGTAGAAAATGAATTTGGCATGCTTTTTAAACGGGAAGTACATTATCCATATGATTATCAGCATGGTGACTATAAGCTTGGGGAATTGTTTCCATCCTTAAAGCGCTGGAAGTCCCAGGCCGAGGATCATCCTTTTGCCATTAGCGATGATGAAACGATCGTGTTTTTTGATACAGAAACAACCGGATTAAAAGGCGCGGGTACCCATATTTTTTTACTCGGTTTTTTGGAAGCGGATGATGAAGGATTTACGCTTACACAATATGTATTGGCGGACCCTTCGAATGAAGCGGCCCTTCTTTTCGAATCAAAGCTGTGGCAGCGAAATGTAACGATTGTTTCCTATAACGGAAAAAGTTTCGACTGGCCGCAGCTCCAAGTGCGCTGGACATTGAACCAGCAATTTTTGCCGCCGTTGAAATCACAGCGGCAGATTGATTTGCTGCATAGTACGAAACGACTTTGGAAAGATGATTTATCACGCATGAAGCTAACACAAGTAGAACAGGATAAGCTTGGCTTTTACAGAGTCGGGGATATACCGGGGCATTTAGCTCCGATTATATACTTTGATGCGGTTAAGAGCGGAAATGCGGAAACACTGATGAAAGTACTGTTGCATAATGAATGGGATTTACTGTCTCTAATTACATTGTATATACATTCGACGAATTTATTGTTTGATGATATATCAACGGAATCGGCAACAACGTATACGAATATCGGGAAATGGTTTGGAGATTTGAAAAAGCGTCAGACAAGTACGGAAATACTGCAGGCGGTGACAGCACATTTCGATACAAAGGATACCGGTTATGCACATTTTTATTTAGCATATGAATTGAAGCGGATTGGAGAAACGGATTTAGCGATCCAATCATTCCAAACAGCGCTTCCTGCCATTCCTGTCAGAAAACAGCTACAGGCATATGAACAACTGGCCATGCTGTATGAACATAAAGTAAAGGATTACGAGCAGGCATATATTTATACGGAAATAGGGAATAATTTACTTCCTGAAATACCATTTCTAAAAGAAACCCAGCTTCAAAATCAGCGGAAAAACTGGAAGAAAAGACTAAGCCGTCTGAACAATAAAAGAAATAAAATTTTTTTCGACAAATAA
- the gpsB gene encoding cell division regulator GpsB, whose protein sequence is MDIKLTADHILEKEFKKSMKGYNIDEVDQFLDLIREDYDTFTAKIASLEEENERLKQELANSSRKSAVAPAPTANSTNFDILKRLSNLEKHVFGSKLYE, encoded by the coding sequence ATGGATATTAAATTAACAGCTGACCATATACTGGAAAAAGAATTCAAAAAGAGCATGAAAGGTTATAACATTGATGAAGTGGATCAATTTTTGGATCTGATTCGTGAAGATTATGACACATTTACTGCAAAGATTGCTTCCTTGGAAGAGGAGAATGAGCGCTTAAAGCAAGAGCTGGCAAATTCAAGCCGCAAATCGGCGGTTGCTCCTGCTCCAACAGCCAATAGTACAAACTTCGATATTTTAAAGCGACTTTCAAACTTGGAAAAACATGTTTTCGGGAGCAAGCTTTACGAATAG
- a CDS encoding THUMP domain-containing class I SAM-dependent RNA methyltransferase: MTKFNLVATAAMGLEAIVAEEVRDLGYETRVDNGKVYFEGDEMAIARTNLWLRVADRVKIVVAQFPAKTFDQLFEGVKAVQWEKYLPVDANFPVSGKSVKSTLFSVPDCQAITKKAIVERMKLAYKRLGFLDESGPTFKIEISILKDMATLTIDTSGVGLHKRGYRTTQGEAPLKETLAAALVKISKWSPSRPFVDPFCGSGTIALEAAMIGQNIAPGYNREFISESWPWMKQDIWDKARDEADSLANYDQELTIIGTDIDHKMVAIAQENALEAGFGDLLTFKQMQATDFTTKLTDGVIVTNPPYGERIGEVEEIEKMLRQFGQVMQNYPTWSVYMLSSMEDFEVHYGKKATKKRKLFNGFIRTDLYQYWGQKSKRED, encoded by the coding sequence ATGACAAAATTTAATTTAGTTGCAACAGCTGCGATGGGCCTGGAGGCAATTGTAGCAGAAGAAGTACGTGATCTAGGATACGAAACACGTGTCGATAACGGCAAAGTATATTTTGAAGGCGATGAGATGGCGATTGCCCGCACGAATCTGTGGCTGCGTGTAGCGGACCGTGTGAAAATCGTCGTTGCCCAATTCCCGGCTAAAACATTTGACCAGCTATTTGAAGGGGTTAAAGCAGTTCAATGGGAAAAATACTTACCGGTGGATGCGAATTTCCCGGTATCAGGTAAATCGGTCAAATCGACATTATTCAGTGTACCTGATTGTCAGGCAATCACGAAAAAAGCAATTGTTGAACGCATGAAACTTGCTTATAAACGTTTAGGGTTTTTAGATGAGTCAGGCCCGACATTTAAAATCGAAATTTCGATTTTGAAAGATATGGCAACATTAACAATCGATACATCGGGTGTCGGCCTGCATAAACGCGGATACCGCACGACACAAGGTGAAGCACCATTAAAAGAAACATTAGCAGCAGCATTGGTGAAAATTTCAAAATGGTCACCAAGCCGTCCATTCGTAGATCCTTTCTGTGGTTCAGGAACGATTGCACTGGAAGCCGCTATGATTGGCCAGAATATCGCACCGGGCTATAACCGTGAATTTATTTCGGAATCATGGCCATGGATGAAGCAGGATATTTGGGATAAAGCGCGTGATGAGGCGGATTCATTAGCGAACTATGATCAGGAATTAACAATCATCGGTACGGATATCGATCATAAAATGGTTGCGATCGCGCAAGAAAATGCACTTGAAGCTGGCTTTGGCGATTTATTGACATTCAAGCAAATGCAGGCGACAGATTTCACAACGAAGCTGACAGATGGGGTTATTGTTACAAACCCGCCATATGGTGAGCGTATCGGTGAAGTGGAAGAAATCGAGAAAATGCTGCGCCAGTTTGGTCAAGTTATGCAAAATTATCCGACATGGTCAGTGTACATGCTGTCATCAATGGAAGACTTTGAAGTACATTATGGTAAAAAAGCGACGAAAAAGCGTAAATTATTCAACGGATTCATCCGCACAGATCTATACCAGTATTGGGGTCAAAAATCTAAGCGCGAAGATTAA
- a CDS encoding DEAD/DEAH box helicase, producing the protein MLSKKRTISQLVDEWQYDEEMKQNIVAMHTIDEKQAQYADFPSNLHPSIIKALHGRGIEQLYIHQRQAFDYAQQQKNFTAITPTASGKSYCYHLPVLQQILEDSSSRAIYLFPTKALAQDQKSDLNELIELMDEDILSYTYDGDTAPGIRQKIRKAGHIVMTNPDMLHSGILPHHTKWVSLFENLKYIVIDELHTYKGVFGSHVAHVIRRLQRICEFYGSNPIFICTSATIKNPKELAESLTNSKHELIEQSGAPVGKKTFIFYNPPIVHPTFGVRRSAVLEVRDISKRLFEAGIQTIIFAKSRVRVEMLVTYLKSLTSKKIMDESIQGYRGGYLPSERREIEKGLRTGSIQMVVSTNALELGVDIGQLQACIMTGYPGNIASAWQQAGRAGRRQDDALIVYVAQSTALDQYVVQNPSYLLGSSPEEARINPENLLILMEHLKCAAFELPFSMEDTYGEYEVQELLAYLEEEGVLVRTSTKWHWMSDRFPAHEISLRSAAQENVVIIDISTPANTKVIGEMDTYSAMTLLHEEAIYLHQGIQFQVEKLDWEEKKAFVREVDVDYFTDANLAVELKVLSEDKSAPFKNSTVSYGDVSILAIPTIFKKIRFNTHDNIGSGPISIPPMEMHTNATWMSFELPNNWTEEQLTDALTGAAYAMGSFIPLFIHCDRSDVSVVPQVKAVHNEKPTLFIYDSYPGGIGLSERVYDVLLSLLERTAQHVENCPCQQGCPSCIGAQDSLGENKKQVMKVLNILINEMM; encoded by the coding sequence ATGCTTAGCAAAAAAAGAACCATTTCGCAGCTGGTCGACGAGTGGCAATATGATGAGGAAATGAAACAGAATATTGTCGCCATGCATACGATTGATGAAAAGCAGGCCCAGTATGCTGATTTCCCTTCAAATTTACACCCATCAATTATTAAAGCATTGCATGGGCGCGGCATTGAACAGCTTTATATCCATCAGCGCCAGGCATTCGACTATGCGCAACAGCAAAAGAATTTTACAGCGATTACACCGACTGCTTCGGGAAAATCGTATTGCTACCATCTGCCGGTTTTACAGCAAATTCTAGAAGACAGTTCAAGTCGCGCTATTTATCTGTTTCCAACAAAGGCGCTTGCACAGGACCAGAAATCTGATCTTAATGAATTGATTGAACTGATGGATGAGGATATTTTGAGTTACACATATGATGGAGATACTGCACCGGGCATTCGCCAAAAAATCCGGAAAGCCGGTCATATCGTCATGACAAATCCGGATATGCTGCATTCAGGCATTTTACCGCATCATACGAAATGGGTATCCCTATTTGAAAACTTGAAGTACATCGTCATTGATGAGTTACATACGTATAAAGGCGTATTCGGTTCACATGTCGCCCATGTTATAAGAAGACTTCAGCGTATTTGCGAATTTTATGGAAGCAATCCGATTTTTATTTGTACAAGTGCTACAATCAAAAACCCTAAAGAACTGGCAGAAAGCCTGACAAACAGTAAGCATGAGCTGATCGAACAGTCGGGCGCGCCTGTTGGGAAAAAGACATTCATTTTTTACAACCCGCCGATCGTCCACCCGACATTTGGTGTAAGACGGAGCGCAGTGCTCGAAGTCCGCGATATTTCAAAACGCTTGTTTGAAGCGGGCATTCAAACGATTATTTTTGCGAAATCAAGAGTTCGTGTGGAAATGCTCGTGACGTATTTAAAGTCGCTGACATCGAAAAAAATTATGGATGAATCGATTCAAGGGTATCGTGGCGGTTATTTGCCGAGTGAACGTCGAGAAATCGAAAAAGGCTTACGGACAGGATCGATCCAGATGGTCGTCAGTACGAATGCACTTGAATTGGGTGTCGATATCGGCCAATTGCAGGCATGTATTATGACAGGCTACCCGGGGAATATCGCGAGTGCTTGGCAGCAGGCTGGCAGGGCGGGAAGACGTCAGGACGATGCGCTCATAGTATATGTTGCACAATCGACGGCATTGGATCAGTATGTTGTCCAAAATCCTAGTTATCTATTAGGGAGTTCCCCGGAAGAAGCACGTATTAATCCTGAAAACCTGTTGATTTTAATGGAGCATTTAAAATGTGCGGCGTTCGAACTGCCATTTTCGATGGAAGATACGTATGGGGAATATGAAGTTCAGGAACTATTAGCCTATTTAGAAGAAGAGGGTGTGCTTGTACGTACAAGCACGAAATGGCATTGGATGAGCGACAGATTCCCGGCTCATGAAATTTCCCTGCGCTCAGCCGCACAGGAAAATGTTGTCATCATCGATATTTCTACACCAGCCAATACGAAAGTAATCGGCGAAATGGATACTTACAGTGCAATGACCCTTTTACATGAAGAAGCCATCTATTTGCACCAGGGTATTCAGTTCCAGGTCGAAAAGCTCGATTGGGAAGAGAAAAAGGCATTCGTTCGGGAAGTGGATGTCGACTACTTTACAGACGCAAATTTGGCTGTCGAGCTGAAAGTGCTGAGTGAAGATAAATCGGCACCATTTAAAAACTCGACAGTGAGTTACGGAGATGTAAGCATTTTAGCTATTCCGACCATCTTTAAAAAAATCCGTTTTAATACACATGATAATATCGGGTCCGGTCCGATTTCGATTCCACCAATGGAAATGCATACAAACGCGACATGGATGAGCTTTGAGCTGCCGAATAACTGGACGGAAGAACAACTGACCGATGCGCTGACAGGAGCTGCCTATGCAATGGGAAGTTTCATCCCGTTATTTATCCACTGTGACCGGTCTGATGTGTCGGTTGTCCCTCAAGTAAAAGCGGTTCATAATGAAAAACCGACGTTGTTTATATATGACAGTTACCCTGGTGGTATCGGTTTAAGTGAACGGGTGTACGATGTATTGCTGTCGCTGCTTGAAAGAACAGCACAGCATGTGGAAAATTGTCCGTGTCAGCAAGGGTGTCCTTCATGTATTGGTGCGCAGGATAGTTTAGGAGAAAACAAAAAACAAGTTATGAAAGTATTAAATATTTTAATTAACGAAATGATGTGA